From Anopheles coluzzii chromosome 3, AcolN3, whole genome shotgun sequence, the proteins below share one genomic window:
- the LOC120956013 gene encoding actin-related protein 2/3 complex subunit 5-C: MAKNTSSSAFRKIDVDQYNEDNFKEDDADQASSGMIVPDEAEINSLLNSGRNIDALKTVLQNAPLMCKNQQVKDNALSLTLRVLLSIKSSQIDAAIESLDDPELCDVLMKYIYRGFEIPSEGSSGHLLTWHEKVFAKGGVGSIVRVLSDSARA; encoded by the exons ATGGCCAAAAACACATCCAGCTCGGCGTTCCGAAAGATCGACGTTGACCAGTACAACGAGGACAACTTTAAGGAGGATGACGCGGATCAGGCCTCCAGCGGGATGATTGTGCCGGATGAGGCCGAAATCAACTCGCTGCTGAATT CGGGCCGGAATATTGATGCACTTAAAACCGTCCTCCAGAATGCACCGCTGATGTGCAAAAACCAGCAGGTGAAGGACAATGCGCTGAGCCTCACGTTGCGTGTGCTGCTGTCGATTAAATCGTCCCAGATCGATGCCGCCATCGAGTCGCTGGACGATCCGGAACTGTGCGACGTGCTGATGAAGTACATCTACCGCGGGTTCGAAATTCCCTCGGAAGGTTCGAGCGGACACCTGCTGACCTGGCACGAGAAAGTGTTCGCCAAGGGAGGAGTAGGAAGCATCGTCCGGGTGCTGTCGGATAGTGCACGCGCATAA
- the LOC120956012 gene encoding dynamin-1-like protein: MEALIPVVNKLQDVFNTVGSDAIQLPQIVVLGSQSSGKSSVIESLVGRTFLPRGTGIVTRRPLVLQLVYTPLDDREHRSAEHGTVAVEEWGRFLHIKNKVFTDFDEIRSEIENETDRMAGANKGICPEPINLKIYSTKVVNLTLVDLPGITKVPVGDQPEDIEAQIKDLVLKYIENPNSIILAVTAANTDMATSEALKMAKDVDPDGRRTLAVLTKLDLMDAGTDAIDILCGRVIPVKLGIIGVMNRSQQDIMDKKTIDDQLRDEAAYLQRKYPTLATRNGTPYLAKTLNRLLMHHIRDCLPDLKTRVNVMASQFQSLLNSYGEDVTDKSQCLLQIITKFASAYCSTIEGTSRNIETTELCGGARICYIFHETFGKTLDSIHPLTGLTKMDILTAIRNATGPRPALFVPEVSFELLVKRQIRRLEDPSLRCVELIHEEMQRIIQHCGTEVQQEMLRFPKLHEKIVDVVTQLLRRRLPTTNCMVENLVQIELAYINTKHPDFHKDAALVPSLIKTDSQDQWAIHQTGNPPSRRPGSNRQLALVDKTGMLNLNHDAQQQQQQQQQQQQNHVSEQPGGWLGSILPPNMEAMIGAPGSESGNSTASNTPTHGVLSPTKPVNLLPDVPMNHSSRKLTDKEQKDCDVIERLIKSYFYIVRKSIQDSVPKAIMHFLVNFVKDNLQSELVTHLYKSDSANELLNESDHISIRRKEASDMLKALTRANHIISEIRETHMW; encoded by the exons AGCTCGGGCAAAAGTTCGGTCATAGAGAGTTTGGTCGGGCGAACGTTTCTGCCGCGTGGTACCGGCATCGTGACGCGCCGTCCGCTCGTCCTGCAGCTCGTCTACACGCCCCTGGATGACCGCGAGCACCGCTCGGCCGAGCATGGTACGGTGGCGGTGGAGGAGTGGGGCCGTTTTCTGCACATCAAAAACAAGGTGTTTACCGACTTTGACGAGATCCGGTCGGAGATTGAGAATGAGACGGACCGGATGGCGGGCGCCAACAAGGGCATCTGTCCGGAGCCGATCAATCTGAAGATTTACTCGACGAAGGTGGTCAACCTGACGCTGGTCGACCTGCCGGGCATTACGAAGGTGCCGGTCGGCGACCAGCCGGAAGACATCGAGGCACAGATCAAGGATCTGGTGCTGAAGTACATCGAGAACCCGAACTCGATCATACTGGCGGTGACGGCGGCCAACACCGACATGGCGACGAGCGAGGCGCTCAAGATGGCGAAGGACGTCGATCCGGACGGGCGCCGCACGCTGGCGGTGCTGACCAAGCTCGACCTGATGGACGCTGGCACGGACGCGATCGACATCCTGTGCGGGCGGGTCATCCCGGTGAAGCTGGGCATCATTGGCGTGATGAATCGCTCCCAGCAGGACATCATGGACAAGAAGACGATCGACGACCAGCTGCGGGACGAGGCCGCTTACCTGCAGCGCAAGTACCCGACGCTGGCGACGCGCAACGGCACCCCGTACCTGGCCAAAACGCTCAACCGGCTGCTGATGCATCACATCCGCGACTGTCTGCCGGATCTGAAGACGCGCGTCAACGTGATGGCGTCCCAGTTCCAGTCGCTGCTGAACTCGTACGGCGAGGACGTGACGGACAAGAGCCAGTGCCTGCTGCAGATCATTACCAAGTTTGCGTCCGCCTACTGCTCCACGATCGAGGGCACGTCGCGCAACATCGAGACGACAGAGCTGTGCGGCGGTGCGCGGATTTGCTACATTTTCCACGAAACGTTCGGCAAAACGCTCGACTCGATCCACCCGCTGACGGGGCTGACCAAGATGGACATACTGACGGCGATCCGGAATGCGACCGGGCCGCGGCCGGCCCTGTTCGTGCCGGAGGTAAGCTTCGAGCTGCTGGTGAAGCGGCAGATACGCCGCCTGGAGGATCCGTCCCTGCGCTGCGTGGAGCTGATCCACGAGGAGATGCAGCGGATCATCCAGCACTGCGGCACGGAGGTGCAGCAGGAGATGCTGCGCTTCCCGAAGCTGCACGAGAAGATTGTGGACGTGGTGACGCAGCTGCTGCGCCGCCGGCTGCCCACCACCAACTGCATGGTCGAGAACCTGGTGCAGATCGAGCTGGCGTACATCAACACGAAGCATCCGGACTTTCACAAGGATGCGGCGCTGGTGCCGAGCCTGATCAAGACCGACTCGCAGGACCAGTGGGCCATCCACCAGACGGGCAATCCGCCGAGCCGGCGGCCGGGGTCGAACCGGCAGCTGGCGCTGGTGGATAAGACGGGCATGCTGAACTTAAATCACGatgcacagcaacagcagcagcagcaacagcagcagcagcaaaatcacGTGTCCGAGCAACCGGGTGGTTGGTTGGGTAGCATTTTGCCACCGAACATGGAGGCCATGATTGGGGCGCCAGGCAGCGAAAGTGGCAACAGTACGGCGAGCAATACGCCGACGCACGGTGTGCTGAGCCCGACCAAGCCGGTCAACCTGCTGCCCGACGTGCCGATGAACCATTCGTCGCGCAAGCTGACCGATAAGGAGCAGAAGGATTGTGACGTCATCG AACGCTTGATCAAATCGTACTTCTATATCGTGCGGAAATCGATCCAAGACTCCGTACCGAAGGCCATCATGCATTTCTTAGTCAACTTCGTCAAGGACAACCTGCAGTCGGAGCTGGTCACGCATCTGTACAAGTCCGACTCGGCGAACGAGCTGCTGAACGAGTCCGATCACATCTCGATCCGGCGCAAGGAGGCAAGCGACATGTTGAAG gCACTGACCCGCGCCAACCACATCATTAGCGAGATCCGGGAAACGCACATGTGGTAA